The following proteins are encoded in a genomic region of Magnolia sinica isolate HGM2019 chromosome 1, MsV1, whole genome shotgun sequence:
- the LOC131234762 gene encoding UDP-N-acetylglucosamine transporter ROCK1-like: MGALFLLIIAAILLSFGEGSGSDSSGTNPDQVLFHGIIPVLVASLLSCLASSLYQWASQVRLLYIPPFSSILSIMFPFGAGEETQLMLNDCGNVYSWKPVSGLLLSVKKHSSCFMNVEMSIVGSLCLLASMSKSPDGEAIRQHGFFHGWTALTVVQVECSDA; this comes from the exons ATGGGGGCCCTATTCTTACTAATAATTGCTGCCATACTTCTAAGCTTTGGAGAAGGTTCTGGCAGCGATTCTAGTGGCACTAACCCAGATCAAGTTCTCTTTCATGGAATCATTCCTGTTTTAGTTGCTTCTTTGCTCTCTTGTCTGGCTTCTTCTCTCTATCAGTGGGCTTCTCAGGTTAGACTCCTTTACATTCCTCCATTTTCTTCTATCCTTTCTATAATGTTTCCTTTTGGTGCAGGTGAAGAAACACAACTCATGCTTAATGACTGTGGAAATGTCTATAGTTGGAAGCCTGTCAGTGGGCTTCTTCTCTCT GTGAAGAAACATAGCTCATGCTTCATGAATGTGGAAATGTCTATAGTTGGAAGCCTGTGCTTATTGGCAAGTATGTCTAAGTCTCCAGATGGAGAAGCCATCAGACAGCATGGGTTTTTTCATGGTTGGACTGCATTGACTGTG